The Solanum lycopersicum chromosome 9, SLM_r2.1 genome window below encodes:
- the LOC138338411 gene encoding uncharacterized protein: MDKGKNIQMEFTEEELQRKIERITQEIQEVKEEGLRVDMATAIYKAEAVTLDEDLTLQMKRKKDVEMVTESLREKLDMLRLKVQEREAREARIDSEPPLCTLKLICVDRKLANHSYFIESKGPADSFPRQSSDRGKALWEIITKKIENGNATETDLPPPGFASNAAAGRPPIYLPFSNMDPTQNHPSTLVHNPSNTNPQAYLQNYQTAQNIPSPSIAPPLPKRGTFQFPVPVEHDVQDFELDHYEEKEKEWRAKEDARVDIKEEIKKGYEELKCIPDIAGLSHEDLCIHPNLDLLEGFKIPKFDTFGGVGNPMAHLRAYCDQLVGVGRNETLLMRLFSRSLCEKALDWFTSHETRQWPSWNALAESFINRFAYNVEIVPDCYSLEKMKQKSTKIYREFAYRWRKEAARVRPPMTEKEIVEVFVRVQEPKYYDIIMLLVGAKFAEIVMIGETIEDGLKSGKITRVAASPGSSGLLKKKTEEVAAVSFEKRLSRNFTALAESRIKLVGHDIEDCINLKHKIQNLIDQEVVSLQPAAPNVNTNPSPNHGGGNVNMIETDENWCGTKMINPIVHDDLQRAVASLSIKEKREFVILTPTKAVALVPSENLVKPKFIIETAIAQGITRSGRCYTPDELALGGQNKDQAKRPISEGEAEEFWRRMQQKDYSIIKHLEKTPAQISVWALLMRSQPHRQALMKALDDTYLPVVNRVLVDEKSGLNIYPLSTLRLLRFDLGKLEQNQVNVRAFDGVQRDTLGAVNLTIQMGPIEFSAQFQVFDINTSYNLLLGRPFIHMAGAVPSTLHQMMKLVWKNEELVIHGDGSHFGRMALSQGLDWEEIPKELLSLFRSSLRDPDMEGICDLFEEIDVVVEEEIELAGIRDAEPGSNISYRPANVMSCHELNEQNEVGDNEVDDYGEESEEPEYNNVFVWEVGDMQELSTDVVSHKLPINPGFDPMKQKTRKFKRELSLKIKEEITKQIDSRLMEVTQYPTWLANVVPIAKKDSKIRICVDYRDLNKASPKDNFPLSNIHILIDNCARHEMQSFVDCYAGYHQILMDVEDAEKTTFITPWGVYHYRVMPFGLKNAGDTYMRAMMTIFHDMIHKEIELYVDDVIIKSFECSDHFTHRRKFFERLRRYNLKLNPAKCAFGVPARKLLGFIVSRRGIELEPSKIKAIQELPPPKTRKEVMSFLGRLNYLSRFIAQSTVLCEPILKLVKKDTPIKWTDECQAACDTIKNYLSNPPILVPPREGSPMLFYLSV; this comes from the exons ATGGACAAAGGTAAGAACATCCAGATGGAATTCACTGAAGAAGAACTACAGAGAAAGATCGAAAGGATCACTCAGGAAATTCAAGAAGTGAAGGAAGAAGGGCTCAGAGTCGACATGGCCACCGCAATTTACAAAGCTGAAGCTGTGACGTTGGATGAGGATCTAACATTAcagatgaaaagaaagaaagatgttGAGATGGTGACAGAGAGCTTGAGAGAGAAGTTGGACATGCTTCGGTTGAAAGTGCAAGAAAGAGAGGCGAGAGAGGCAAGGATAGATTCGGAGCCGCCGCTCT GTACTTTgaaactgatctgtgtcgatcgAAAGCTGGCAAATCATTCTTATTTCATTGAATCAAAAGGTCCTGCAGATTCCTTCCCTAGACAAAGCTCAGACAGAGGAAAAGCATTATGGGAGATAATAACGAAGAA AATTGAGAATGGAAATGCAACGGAGACAGATCTTCCCCCACCTGGATTTGCTTCTAATGCTGCTGCCGGAAGGCCTCCAATCTATTTACCTTTCTCGAATATGGATCCAACTCAGAATCATCCATCTACACTTGTTCATAATCCATCA AACACCAATCCTCAGGCCTACCTACAGAACTACCAAACTGCCCAAAATATTCCAAGTCCCTCTATAGCTCCACCCCTACCAAAGAGAGGCACTTTCCAATTTCCTGTTCCTGTCGAGCACGATGTGCAAGATTTTGAGTTGGACCACTAtgaggaaaaagaaaaggaatggaGGGCAAAAGAGGATGCAAGGGTCGATATAAAAGAGGAAATCAAAAAAGGATATGAAGAGCTAAAGTGCATTCCCGACATCGCTGGACTCAGTCACGAGGACTTGTGTATCCACCCAAATTTGGACCTTCTagaagggttcaagattccgAAGTTTGACACCTTCGGAGGAGTGGGAAACCCTATGGCTCATTTGAGAGCCTATTGTGACCAGCTCGTGGGAGTTGGAAGGAATGAAACTTTGTTGATGCGGCTTTTCAGCCGAAGCCTGTGCGAGAAAGCCCTCGATTGGTTTACCTCACATGAAACCAGGCAATGGCCCAGTTGGAATGCGTTGGCCGAAAGTTTCATCAATCGATTTGCCTACAACGTCGAAATAGTTCCCGATTGTTATTCTCTTgagaagatgaagcaaaagTCAACTAAAATCTATAGGGAGTTTGCCTATAGGTGGAGGAAAGAAGCGGCAAGGGTAAGGCCGCCCATGACTGAGAAAGAAATTGTGGAAGTATTTGTGCGGGTGCAAGAGCCGAAATACTACGATATAATCATGTTGCTCGTTGGAGCAAAGTTTGCCGAGATAGTCATGattggtgagactatcgaagatggtTTGAAATCGGGGAAGATAACCCGTGTAGCCGCATCACCTGGATCTTCAGGGTTGCtgaaaaagaaaacagaagAAGTTGCTGCTGTTTC GTTTGAGAAGAGGCTTTCAAGGAACTTTACTGCACTTGCCGAAAGCCGAATCAAACT tgttggacatgataTTGAAGACtgtatcaacctcaagcacaaaATTCAGAATTTGATTGATCAGGAGGTAGTCTCTCTCCAACCGGCGGCACCAAATGTCAACACAAACCCATCGCCGAATCATGGAGGCGGCAATGTCAATATGATCGAGACAGATGAAAACTGGTGTGGAACGAAGATGATTAATCCCATCGTTCATGATGATTTGCAAAGGGCTGTTGCTTCTTTAAGCAtcaaagaaaagagagagtttGTTATTTTGACACCTACAAAggctgttgccttggtgccGTCAGAAAATCTCGTCAAGCCTAAGTTTATTATTGAAACCGCTATTGCTCAAGGCATAACCAGGTCTGGAAGGTGTTACACTCCTGAcgagcttgctctcggaggacaGAATAAGGACCAGGCTAAGAGACCGATAAGCGAAGGAGAAGCGGAAGAATTCTGGAGAAGGATGCAACAAAAGGATTATTCCATCATAAAACATTTAGAGAAGACTCCGGCTCAGATCTCCGTATGGGCCCTACTGATGAGATCTCAGCCCCACAGGCAGGCCTTAATGAAAGCTCTCGATGATACATATTTACCC GTTGTCAATCGCGTCTTAGTAGATGAAAAATCTGGCCTGAATATCTACCCGTTGTCGACATTGAGGCTGCTAAGGTTTGACCTTGGGAAACTGGAGCAAAACCAGGTCAACGTGAGAGCCTTCGATGGGGTTCAAAGAGACACGTTGGGAGCAGTAAATTTGACCATTCAAATGGGCCCCATAGAGTTCAGCGCGCAATTTCAAGTATTTGATATAAATACCAGTTACAACCTTCTTCTGGGAAGGCCGTTCATCCATATGGCTGGAGCCGTCCCCTCTACTCTCCATCAAATGATGAAACTTGTGTGGAAGAATGAAGAGTTAGTTATTCATGGTGATGGGAGTCACTTTGGCAG AATGGCTTTGAGCCAGGGTTTGGATTGGGAAGAGATTCCCAAGGAATTATTGAGCCTGTTCCGGTCCTCGTTAAGGGATCCagatatg gaaggaatctgtgacctATTCGAGGAGATCGATGTTGTTGTCGAGGAGGAGATCGAGCTAGCTGGTATTCGCGATGCTGAACCAGGGAG cAACATAAGTTACAGacctgccaatgtcatgtcatgtcacgagctaaatgaacaaaatgaggtAGGTGACAACGAGGTTGACGATTATGGAGAAGAAAGTGAGGAACCAGAATATAATAATGTGTTCGTTTGGGAAGTAGGTGACATGCAAGAGTTGAGTACcgatgtcgtatctcataagctgCCAATTAACCCAGGGTTCGATCCGATGAAGCAAAAAACTAGAAAATTCAAGCGTGAActgagtttgaagattaaggaAGAGATTACCAAGCAAATAGATTCCCGATTGATGGAAGTGACACAATATCCAACTTGGCTGGCCAATGTTGTTCCGATCGCCAAGAAAGACAGTaaaatcaggatttgtgttGACTATAGAGACCTCAACAAAGCTAGCCCGAAAGATAATTTTCCGCTGtcgaatattcatattttgattgataACTGTGCAAGGCATGaaatgcagtcatttgtggactGTTACGCAGGCTATCACCAGATTCTAATGGATGTGGAAGATGCAGAAAAGACGACTTTCATTAcaccttggggtgtatatcattaCAGAGTGATGCCATTCGGCCTTAAGAATGCTGGTGACACCTACATGAGAGCCATGATGACTATATTTCACGACATGATTCATAAGGAGATTGAATTGTACGTGGACGATGTCATAATCAAATCCTTTGAGTGTTCGGATCACTTCACACATCGAAGGAAATTCTTTGAGCGCTTGCGTCGTTACAACTTGAAGCTAAATCCCGCCAAATGCGCTTTTGGAGTTCCAGCCAGgaagttgttgggatttatagttAGCAGAAGGGGTATTGAGCTCGAACCTTCTAAgattaaagcaattcaagagttaccaccgccgaagacgagaaaagaggtgatgagttttTTAGGGAGGTTAAACTACCTCAGTCGATTCATAGCTCAATCAACCGTATTGTGTGAGCCTATTTTAAAGCTGGTGAAGAAAGACACCCCGATAAAGTGGACTGATGAGTGTCAGGCTGCTTGTGATACTATCAAGAACTATTTGTCCAATCCACCAAtattggttcctccgcgagaagggagtcctATGTTGTTCTACTTATCTGTCTAA
- the LOC138338410 gene encoding uncharacterized protein: MDPLKYIFQKVMPTGKLAKWQMLLSEFDIVYVTQKAKKAKALADHLVENPVDEEYEPLKTYFYDEEVSFVDEDISEAYPGWRLFFNGAAKHQGKGIRVVLVSESELLVIGDSYLLIHQVQGEWAVKNPKIIPYVQYVQKLCKGFRKIEFRHTPRIQNELADALATIFSMITHPDTDYIDPLDIELKEHPVHCLYVEAEPDGLPWYFDIKKY; encoded by the exons ATGGATCCACTGAAGTATATCTTCCAGAAAGTGATGCCGACCGGAAAGTTAGCTAAATGGCAAATGTTATTGAGTGAATTTGAcattgtgtatgtgactcaaaAAGCGAAAAAAGCAAAggctttggctgatcatcttgtagaaaatcccgttgatgaagagtatgaaccacttaagacttatttttacgatgaagaagtgtcatttgtggatGAGGATATTTCTGAAGCatatccaggttggagattattctttaATGGAGCGGCAAAACATCAAGGTAAAGGTATCAGAGTAGTCTTAGTGtcagaatctg AGTTGTTGGTTATTGGAGACTCATACCTTttgattcatcaagttcaaggagaatgggctgtGAAAAACCCTAAGATTATACCTTACGTGCAATATGTGCAGAAGTTGTGCAAAGGATTTCGtaagatcgagttcagacatactcccagaatacagaatgaattggccgatgctcttgccaccatctTTTCTATGATTACACATCCGGATACAGATTATATTGATCCTTTggatatagagttgaaagaacatccagtccattgttTATATGTTGAAGCAGAACCAGAcggtttgccttggtattttgatataaagaagtATTAG